From one Dysidea avara chromosome 9, odDysAvar1.4, whole genome shotgun sequence genomic stretch:
- the LOC136266516 gene encoding uncharacterized protein, with the protein MIKELALQVDLSSNFLQINSSHQELLNEARAQLDSIPTARKLYTASKHLAISRELTLCKEKLDTLSVQCKFESSAVLEADSKLWNRLLLGFHPGQLSFVLRASSDTLPTPLNLRRWHIQTGATCSLCLSPRPTCHHVLNGCPVALQQGRFTFRHDAVLLCLMSELQACLDNVEIFADLDGKRASDSPPATIPPAVLVCSHRPDIVIYNAEMKSVVLLELTCPFNSRADLSAARERKQEKPEYLQIIAELDRLGFRQ; encoded by the exons ATGATTAAGGAGTTGGCCTTACAAGTGGATCTTTCCTCCAATTTCCTCCAGATTAACAGTTCTCATCAGGAGTTACTCAATGAAGCCAGAGCTCAACTGGACTCTATTCCTACGGCTCGCAAGCTCTACACAGCTAGCAAACACCTTGCCATTTCTAGAGAACTGACACTATGCAAAGAGAAGCTGGACACTCTCTCTGTTCAATGTAAATTTGAATCAAGTGCTGTTCTGGAAGCTGACTCTAAGTTGTGGAATCGACTCCTGTTGGGTTTTCATCCAGGCCAGCTTTCGTTTGTGCTGCGAGCTTCATCAGATACATTACCAACTCCGTTAAATTTACGTCGCTGGCATATACAAACTGGTGCAACTTGTTCACTTTGTTTGTCACCTCGTCCAACTTGTCACCATGTGCTAAATGGGTGTCCTGTGGCTTTGCAGCAAGGCAGATTTACTTTTCGTCATGATGCTGTTTTATTATGTTTGATGTCTGAGTTGCAAGCTtgtttggataatgtagaaatatTTGCTGATTTGGATGGCAAACGTGCGTCTGACTCTCCTCCTGCCACCATTCCCCCTGCTGTACTAGTGTGTTCTCACCGAcctgacattgttatatataatgcagaaATGAAATCTGTTGTACTTCTGGAACTTACCTGCCCATTTAATTCTCGTGCTGACCTTTCTGCTGCACGAGAACGTAAGCAGGAGAAACCAGAATATCTGCAAATTATTGCTGAGCTTGACCGCTTGGGTTTT AGACAGTAA
- the LOC136266519 gene encoding uncharacterized protein, with amino-acid sequence MWQPLYQSEGPAQVFLLMLSWLIAAFGNKTRRTWKEVILAYDNMCHVNNLKVARNDLPLPGDLKYIWKDINKIIDSLHINNHCDPRCKTLYDPQPIKEKNPSFNTMACEQTFAWMSRFKKIVCSMPKTHHHFYIHRMVKRRNAYISYCYLHGRRPIHAKKLNTKE; translated from the exons ATGTGGCAGCCCCTGTACCA ATCTGAAGGGCCAGCCCAGGTGTTTTTATTAATGCTATCATGGCTTATTGCGGCATTTGGTAACAAAACAAGAAGAACTTGGAAAGAAGTAATTCTGGCATATGACAACATGTGTCATGTGAATAACCTGAAAGTTGCTAGGAATGATTTGCCCTTACCAG GAGATCTCAAGTATATCTGGAAAGATATAAATAAGATAATAGACAGCCTTCACATCAACAACCACTGTGATCCAAGGTGCAAAACCCTATATGATCCACAACCAATCAAAGAAAAGAACCCAAGTTTTAACACCATGGCATGTGAGCAAACTTTTGCATGGATGTCCAggtttaaaaaaattgtttgcTCTATGCCAAAAACCCACCATCATTTTTACATACATCGCATGGTGAAAAGGCGAAATGCATATATTTCTTATTGTTACTTGCATGGGCGTAGACCAATACATGCAAAGAAACTCAATACTAAAGAATGA